A part of Vicia villosa cultivar HV-30 ecotype Madison, WI unplaced genomic scaffold, Vvil1.0 ctg.001125F_1_1, whole genome shotgun sequence genomic DNA contains:
- the LOC131633435 gene encoding uncharacterized protein LOC131633435, which translates to MGWKAAEKLIRHWKVVRGDNVMIIRGKDKGETGVIKRVVRSQNRVIVEGKNLVKKHIKQGQGHEGGIFTVEAPLHASNVQVLDPVTGKPCKVGTKYLEDGTKVRVSRGIGASGSIIPRPEILKIRTTPRPSIAGPKDTPMEHVYEKTYDAKTGRGMPEL; encoded by the exons ATGGGTTGGAAAGCAGCTGAGAAGCTCATTAGGCATTGGAAAGTTGTGAGAGGGGATAAT GTAATGATTATAAGGGGCAAAGATAAGGGCGAGACCGGGGTTATTAAGCGTGTTGTTCGATCTCAGAATCGTGTCATTGTTGAAGGCAAAAATCTG GTAAAGAAGCATATCAAGCAAGGGCAAGGTCATGAAGGGGGTATCTTTACAGTTGAAGCCCCACTTCATGCCTCCAATGTGCAAGTTCTTGATCCAGTCACAGG GAAGCCTTGCAAGGTTGGAACTAAGTATCTTGAAGATGGTACCAAAGTCAGAGTGTCCAGGGGAATAGGAGCTTCCGGCTCCATTATTCCTCGTCCTGAGATCTTAAAGATAAGAACTACACCAAGACCTTCCATCG CTGGTCCCAAAGATACTCCAATGGAGCATGTGTATGAGAAGACATACGATGCTAAAACAGGAAGGGGCATGCCTGAACTTTAA
- the LOC131633440 gene encoding uncharacterized protein LOC131633440, whose translation MSGINVSAYAHSPVHKAIILKDYANLKEILEGLPKLGNPYDIKTEAASIAEDGKAAKISAVVDRRDVLNGDTPLHLAVKLGDVVAAEMLMAAGANNRLKNNEGWSALREAIIRKQDKIAFTMIQYSYNEMDEKWYRRFPRYFATMRRMRDFYMEITFHFESSVIPFISRIAPSDTYKIWKRGANMRADMTLAGFDGLRIKRSDQSVIFIGDESDDERMQPGFMCLVSHEKKEVVVPYLSRPSKPDEREMKQYLAKKSTEAKVVRVAIDVSQSLLVPQITWRRKERKESVGPWKSKVYDMQNVVLSIKSKKVPGAQPQAPKLPPKEKQNEKLEDMLTDDERKQLEEAEFNYSEENNAKKGKKGKSSGHKEKDHHLKAKTTKVPSTNSASTSSSASVKEESGDTEYKRGMMPVLWLSQNFPLKIEEFLPLLDILAEKVKAVRRVRELLTTKLPKDTFPVKIAIPVVSPVKVLVTFTKFEELPKVDEFESAPSSPTSADLENPPAQASSSWFQWIRTPSQSNSSAAAAESYSTAQDLFTIPSNYTWTDLHSKMKSSEKNKQKNTKSS comes from the exons ATGTCAGGCATTAATGTGTCAGCATATGCTCATAGTCCTGTGCACAAAGCCATAATATTGAAAGATTATGCTAATCTCAAGGAGATACTTGAAGGTTTACCAAAGCTTGGTAATCCTTATGACATAAAAACTGAGGCTGCATCAATAGCTGAGGATGGAAAAGCTGCAAAAATTTCAGCTGTTGTAGATAGAAGAGATGTGTTGAATGGTGACACACCTCTTCACTTGGCTGTAAAACTCGGCGATGTTGTCGCGGCTGAAATGCTCATGGCTGCTGGTGCAAATAACAGATTGAAGAACAATGAAGGTTGGAGTGCTCTTAGAGAAGCCATCATAAGAAAACAAGACAAAATAGCATTTACTATGATCCAGTATTCTTATAACGAAATGGACGAAAAATGGTACAGAAGGTTTCCTCGCTATTTCGCGACTATGAGAAGGATGAGAGACTTTTATATGGAGATTACTTTCCATTTTGAGAGTTCTGTGATACCGTTTATCTCGAGGATCGCGCCTTCGGATACTTACAAGATTTGGAAAAGAGGGGCTAATATGAGAGCTGATATGACATTGGCTGGTTTTGATGGTTTGAGAATCAAAAGATCAGATCAAAGTGTTATTTTCATTGGTGATGAATCGGATGATGAGAGAATGCAACCAGGTTTTATGTGTTTGGTTTCGCACGAGAAAAAAGAGGTTGTTGTTCCTTATTTATCTAGGCCTTCAAAGCCAGATGAAAGAGAGATGAAACAATATTTGGCTAAGAAATCAACTGAGGCTAAAGTGGTGAGAGTTGCAATTGATGTGAGTCAATCACTTCTTGTTCCACAGATAACATGGAGGAGAAAGGAGAGAAAAGAAAGTGTAGGGCCATGGAAAAGTAAGGTTTATGATATGCAAAATGTGGTTTTATCTATAAAATCCAAAAAGGTTCCTGGTGCTCAACCTCAGGCACCAAAGTTACCTCCCAAGGAAAAGCAAAATGAAAAGCTTGAAGATATGTTGACAGATGATGAAAGAAAGCAATTAGAAGAAGCTGAATTCAATTATTCAGAAGAAAATAATGCTAAGAAAGGGAAAAAAGGGAAGTCTAGTGGACATAAAGAAAAAGATCATCATCTCAAGGCGAAAACTACGAAAGTGCCTTCTACAAACTCTGCTAGCACTAGTAGTAGTGCTAGTGTCAAGGAGGAAAGTGGTGATACTGAGTATAAGAGAGGCATGATGCCGGTACTTTGGCTTTCGCAAAATTTTCCTTTGAAAATTGAAGAGTTTTTGCCTTTGCTTGACATTCTTGCGGAAAAAGTTAAAGCCGTTCGTCGTGTTAGAGAACTCCTTACGACAAAACTTCCTAAGGATACTTTTCCTGTCAAG ATTGCGATTCCTGTGGTTTCACCGGTTAAAGTTTTGGTTACGTTTACAAAGTTTGAAGAATTGCCAAAAGTAGATGAATTTGAATCAGCTCCATCAAGTCCTACTTCTGCTGATTTAGAGAATCCACCAGCACAAGCGTCGTCGTCGTGGTTTCAATGGATAAGAACTCCTTCTCAGTCGAATTCATCTGCTGCTGCTGCTGAATCCTATAGTACAGCACAAGACCTGTTTACAATTCCATCTAATTATACATGGACTGATCTTCATTCAAAGATGAAGTCTTCTGAAAAGAACAAgcaaaaaaacacaaagtcaTCGTGA
- the LOC131633460 gene encoding uncharacterized protein LOC131633460 — protein MAGIDVAKFGHSPVHKAVILKDYGELKRILGGLPKLCNVAEIRSEAVSNLEEEKADAISAVIDRRDVPNRDTPLHLAVKLGDEVAAEMLMVVGADWSLQNEQGWSALQEAICCREERIAKIIIKHYQPLAWAKWCRRLPRLVATMRRMRDFYMEITFNFESSVIPFISRIAPSDTYKIWKRGANLRADMTLAGFDGFRIQRSDQSVLFLGDGSEDGKVQPGSLCMISHKEKEVLNALDDAAFAANDEEVQQEVAAMSKTNIFRPGIDVTQAVLLPQLTWRRQEKTEMVGPWKAKVYDMHNVVVSIKSRGVPGAMTDDELFSTCNGNETESEELNDILTEDERRQLEDALKLDSSEQNNDSDEVVISHRQSFRDIPIEDASGSTSGVNKQEKKGWFGGWRKKDSKHEIASKKFAPPRNSLCVEEKVSDLLGDSPSTSQIKPGRHSVEVVLRGDEQRRKKEAKASSVNSDSRNRHKDGSRENEYKKGLRPILWLSPNFPLKIEELLPLLDIVANKVKAIRRLRELLTTKLPMGTFPVKVAIPVVPTIRVLVTFTKFEELQPLDEFATPPSSPSVSGEESPTATNLPASSWFQWIKAPYRPSSSAAGSSSSRIENTPDPFAIPPDYTWVTAEEKKKKMQEKNKSKKGKSHKQ, from the exons ATGGCAGGGATTGATGTTGCAAAGTTTGGTCATAGTCCTGTTCATAAGGCTGTAATTTTGAAGGATTATGGTGAACTTAAGAGGATACTTGGGGGTTTACCTAAGCTGTGTAATGTGGCGGAGATTCGTTCGGAGGCTGTTTCGAATTTAGAGGAGGAGAAGGCGGATGCGATATCGGCTGTGATTGATAGGCGTGATGTGCCGAATCGTGATACCCCTCTTCACTTGGCTGTGAAATTGGGAGATGAAGTGGCGGCGGAAATGCTTATGGTTGTTGGTGCGGATTGGAGTTTGCAGAATGAACAAGGGTGGAGTGCTCTTCAAGAAGCTATTTGCTGTCGGGAAGAGCGTATTGCGAAGATTATAATTAAGCATTATCAGCCTCTGGCTTGGGCGAAATGGTGTAGGAGGTTGCCTCGTTTGGTAGCGACCATGCGAAGGATGAGAGACTTTTATATGGAGATTACATTCAATTTCGAAAGTTCTGTGATTCCTTTCATTTCGAGGATTGCACCTTCGGATACTTACAAGATTTGGAAAAGGGGTGCGAATCTTAGGGCTGACATGACTTTGGCTGGTTTTGACGGGTTTAGAATTCAGAGATCAGATCAAAGTGTTCTTTTTCTTGGTGATGGTTCGGAGGATGGGAAAGTCCAGCCTGGATCACTCTGCATGATCTCACACAAGGAAAAAGAGGTGCTGAATGCTCTAGATGATGCGGCCTTTGCGGCAAACGACGAAGAGGTTCAGCAAGAAGTGGCTGCaatgtctaaaacaaatatatttaGGCCCGGGATTGATGTTACTCAGGCAGTTCTTTTGCCTCAGTTGACCTGGAGGCGGCAGGAGAAAACAGAAATGGTAGGACCTTGGAAAGCTAAGGTGTATGATATGCACAATGTTGTTGTAAGTATAAAATCTAGAGGAGTTCCTGGAGCTATGACAGACGACGAGTTATTCTCGACTTGCAATGGAAATGAAACTGAGAGCGAAGAACTTAATGATATTTTGACTGAAGACGAAAGAAGACAGTTGGAGGATGCTCTTAAGTTGGATTCATCAGAACAGAACAATGATAGTGATGAGGTGGTCATTTCACATCGGCAAAGCTTTAGGGATATTCCTATTGAAGACGCGAGCGGTAGCACTAGTGGAGTAAATAAGCAGGAAAAGAAAGGATGGTTTGGTGGATGGAGAAAAAAGGATTCTAAACATGAAATAGCATCGAAAAAGTTTGCACCACCAAGAAATTCTCTTTGCGTAGAAGAAAAGGTTAGCGATTTGTTGGGAGATTCTCCTTCGACAAGTCAGATTAAGCCAGGAAGACATTCTGTTGAGGTAGTTTTGAGGGGTGATGAGCAGCGGAGGAAAAAAGAGGCCAAAGCTTCTTCTGTTAATTCTGATAGCAGAAATCGTCACAAGGATGGAAGTCGTGAAAATGAATATAAGAAAGGTTTGAGGCCTATTCTTTGGCTTTCCCCAAACTTTCCATTAAAAATTGAAGAACTCTTGCCATTGCTAGACATTGTTGCAAACAAAGTTAAAGCCATTCGGCGATTAAGAGAACTCCTTACAACAAAACTTCCAATGGGAACTTTTCCTGTTAAG GTTGCAATTCCCGTGGTTCCCACCATTAGAGTATTAGTCACCTTTACAAAATTTGAAGAACTACAGCCATTAGATGAGTTTGCAACGCCGCCGTCAAGTCCATCTGTGTCCGGCGAAGAGAGCCCTACAGCAACAAATTTGCCGGCATCGTCTTGGTTTCAGTGGATAAAGGCTCCATACCGCCCTAGTTCATCTGCGGCAGGTTCCAGCAGTAGTAGGATAGAAAATACTCCAGACCCATTTGCAATTCCTCCGGATTATACTTGGGTGACTgctgaagaaaagaagaaaaagatgcaAGAGAAGAACAAATCAAAGAAAGGGAAAAGTCATAAACAATGA